A region from the Lolium perenne isolate Kyuss_39 chromosome 4, Kyuss_2.0, whole genome shotgun sequence genome encodes:
- the LOC127297579 gene encoding uncharacterized protein, producing the protein MPCYKMVAAAAPPQHSVRSTVRLDGGDAVDGPSATSPIHVDRTHSGAGRRRPGFNLFSGTASAALFASFALCLVLICAYSYVARRRTISGTRRRFLGRVRDLDLVPGRLSRRANSEPPLPRVATAVAKTLSSPAVPAADSSSGPAGDCPVCLEPLRGAGDVTAAHACGHVFHEPCIEPWLDRRDSCPVCRCTVSCRRDDPANEAPIAYAGGGARHLRGTVVVVIAAETTAWSPGSYDDEMLRR; encoded by the coding sequence ATGCCATGCTACAAGATGGTGGCAGCGGCGGCGCCGCCCCAGCACAGCGTCCGATCAACCGTTCGCCTGGACGGCGGCGACGCTGTTGACGGGCCGTCCGCCACGTCGCCGATCCATGTTGATCGCACGCACTCCGGGGCCGGCAGGCGTCGGCCGGGTTTCAACCTCTTCTCGGGGACCGCGAGCGCCGCCCTGTTCGCCTCCTTCGCGCTCTGCCTCGTCCTCATCTGCGCCTACTCCTACGTCGCtcgccgccgcaccatctccgGCACGCGCCGCCGGTTCCTCGGGCGCGTGCGCGACCTCGATCTCGTGCCCGGCCGGCTGTCCCGTCGCGCCAACAGCGAGCCACCGCTCCCTCGCGTCGCCACGGCCGTTGCCAAGACACTGTCGTCCCCTGCCGTGCCGGCCGCCGACTCCAGCTCCGGCCCAGCCGGCGACTGCCCGGTGTGCCTCGAGCCCTTACGCGGCGCCGGCGACGTCACGGCGGCGCACGCGTGCGGCCACGTGTTCCACGAGCCCTGCATTGAGCCGTGGCTCGACCGACGCGACTCGTGCCCCGTGTGCCGGTGCACCGTCAGCTGCAGGCGTGACGACCCCGCAAACGAAGCACCAATTGCTTATGCCGGCGGTGGTGCTCGTCATCTGCGCGGGACCGTCGTCGTCGTGATCGCAGCGGAGACGACGGCGTGGTCTCCCGGATCTTATGACGACGAGATGCTGAGACGATGA
- the LOC139830400 gene encoding uncharacterized protein At4g15970-like produces MHPFCYWFRVELGYTFLFTDVDILWFRDPFPRISPTAQLVMSSDFFVGDPNSPGNYPNGGLLYVKSCAGTIGFYKHWQSSRERFPGMHEQYVFDKIVKEGVPPHLGTKVQFLDTNYFGGFCQHGNDLSKVCTMHANCCVGLENKLFDLKNVLQDWKTYKTRAAVGNTEYFSWRVPGRCIH; encoded by the exons ATGCACCCCTTCTGCTACTGGTTCAGGGTGGAGCTTGGCTACACCTTCCTCTTCACG GACGTGGACATCCTCTGGTTCAGGGACCCGTTCCCGCGCATATCCCCGACGGCGCAGCTGGTCATGTCGTCCGACTTCTTCGTCGGCGATCCCAACTCGCCAGGGAACTACCCCAACGGTGGTCTCCTCTACGTCAAGTCCTGCGCCGGCACCATTGGCTTCTACAAGCACTGGCAGTCATCGCGGGAGCGGTTCCCCGGAATGCACGAGCAGTATGTGTTTGACAAGATCGTCAAGGAAGGTGTGCCCCCTCACCTCGGCACCAaggtgcagttcctcgacaccaactACTTCGGCGGCTTCTGCCAGCACGGCAATGATCTGAGCAAGGTCTGCACCATGCACGCCAACTGCTGTGTGGGGCTGGAGAACAAGCTGTTTGATCTCAAGAATGTGCTCCAGGACTGGAAGACTTACAAGACACGCGCCGCCGTCGGGAATACAGAGTACTTCTCCTGGAGGGTGCCGGGGAGGTGCATACACTAA